Proteins from a genomic interval of Xiphias gladius isolate SHS-SW01 ecotype Sanya breed wild chromosome 23, ASM1685928v1, whole genome shotgun sequence:
- the mcm7 gene encoding DNA replication licensing factor MCM7: MAPKDYAAEKEKCKRFLQEFYTEDDNGKKVFKYGAQLVALAHREQVSVFVELDDVAEEHPELVESVCENAKRYTGLFADAVHELLPEYKERDIVAKDSLDVYIEHRLMMEQRGRDPADTRDPRNQYPPELMRRFELYFKPPNTAKPKVVRDVRADSIGHLVTVRGIVTRATEVKPMMAVATYTCDQCGAETYQPIQSPSFMPLIMCPSQECVTNKSGGRLYLQTRGSKFVKFQELRIQEHSDQVPVGNIPRSMSIYARGENTRLAQPGDHVAITGVFLPLLRTGFKQAVQGLLSETYLEAHSITLMNKMEDDELGNEELTDEELRSITDEGFYEKLAGSIAPEIYGHEDVKKALLLLLVGGVEQAPKGMKIRGNINICLMGDPGVAKSQLLSYIDRLAPRSQYTTGRGSSGVGLTAAVMRDPLTGEMTLEGGALVLADLGICCIDEFDKMADADRTAIHEVMEQQTISIAKAGIMTSLNARCSILAAANPAYGRYNPRKSIEQNIQLPAALLSRFDLLWLIQDKPDADADLRLAQHITYVHQHCRQPPTHFDPIDMKLMRRYITLCKKRQPVVPESLADYITAAYVEMRKEARVSKDTTFTSARTLLSILRLSTALARLRIMDTVEKEDVNEAMRLMEMSKDSLQADKSSNTRTQRPADVIFSLVRELATEGVAGRGGAGGVVRMAEAEQRCVSRGFTPAQFEEALEEYEELNVWQVNQARSRITFV; the protein is encoded by the exons ATGGCTCCTAAGGATTATGCGGCGGAGAAAG aaaaatgcaaaaggtTCCTGCAGGAGTTTTACACAGAGGATGACAATGGGAAGAAGGTGTTCAAATATGGAGCTCAGCTT GTGGCGCTGGCGCACAGGGAGCAGGTGTCTGTCTTTGTGGAACTGGACGATGTGGCCGAGGAACACCCCGAGCTGGTCGAGAGTGTCTGTGAGAATGCCAAACGCTACACGGGCCTGTTTGCTGATGCCGTCCACGAGCTGCTACCAGAGTACAAAGAAAGAGAT ATTGTGGCCAAAGATTCCCTGGACGTGTACATTGAGCACAGGCTTATGATGGAACAGAGGGGTCGCGACCCTGCAGACACTCGAGACCCACGTAACCAATACCCACCTGAACTCATGAGGAGATT TGAGCTGTACTTTAAGCCTCCCAACACCGCTAAACCTAAAGTGGTGCGTGATGTACGAGCTGACAGCATCGGGCACCTGGTGACGGTTCGAGGCATAGTGACCCGTGCCACTGAGGTCAAACCAATGATGGCTGTAGCTACTTACACATGTGACCAGTGTGGTGCTGAGACCTATCAGCCA ATCCAGTCTCCCTCCTTCATGCCCCTCATCATGTGTCCCAGCCAAGAGTGTGTCACAAACAAATCTGGAGGTCGTCTCTACTTGCAGACCAGAGGCTCCAAATTTGTCAAATTCCAGGAGCTACGCATTCAGGAACAT AGTGATCAGGTGCCTGTTGGTAATATTCCAAGGAGCATGTCAATATACGCCCGCGGAGAAAACACACGTCTTGCCCAGCCAGGAGATCATGTAGCCATCACAGGagtcttcctccctcttctgcGCACGGGTTTCAAACAAGCTGTCCAG GGACTTCTGTCGGAAACTTACCTGGAGGCCCACAGCATCACACTCATGAACAAGATGGAGGATGATGAGCTTGGTAACGAGGAGCTGACTGATGAGGAGCTGCGCAGCATCACAG ATGAAGGATTTTATGAGAAACTAGCCGGTTCAATAGCACCAGAGATCTATGGACATGAAGACGTGAAAAAGgctcttcttctgctgctggtTGGAGGAGTTGAACAGGCGCCTAAAGGCATGAAAATCAGAG GAAACATAAACATCTGCCTGATGGGAGACCCAGGAGTTGCCAAGTCACAGCTGCTGTCCTACATTGACCGTCTGGCTCCTCGAA GCCAGTACACAACAGGTCGGGGATCGTCCGGTGTCGGTCTGACTGCAGCAGTGATGCGTGACCCCCTGACTGGAGAAATGACCCTGGAAGGGGGGGCCTTGGTGCTGGCTGACCTGGGCATCTGTTGCATTGATGAGTTTGACAAGATGGCCGACGCTGACCGCACGGCCATCCATGAGGTGATGGAGCAGCAGACCATCTCCATTGCAAAG GCGGGCATCATGACCTCCCTCAATGCCCGTTGCTCCATTCTAGCCGCCGCCAACCCCGCCTACGGTCGCTATAATCCCAGGAAGAGCATCGAGCAGAACATTCAGCTGCCGGCTGCTCTGCTCTCCCGTTTCGACCTGCTATGGCTGATCCAAGACAAGCCGGACGCTGACGCTGACCTGCGTCTGGCCCAGCACATCACCTACGTCCACCAGCACTGCCGCCAGCCGCCCACTCACTTCGACCCCATCGACATGAAGCTGATGAG ACGTTACATCACTCTGTGTAAGAAGCGGCAGCCTGTGGTGCCCGAGTCGCTAGCTGACTACATCACTGCTGCTTACGTGGAGATGAGGAAAGAGGCCCGAGTCAGCAAAGACACCACCTTTACCTCTGCCCGtaccctcctctccatcctccgTCTGTCTACTGCCTTG GCTCGCCTACGCATAATGGACACTGTGGAGAAGGAAGACGTCAATGAGGCAATGAGACTGATGGAGATGTCAAAGGACTCATTACAAGCTGACAAGTCCAGCAATACAAG GACTCAGCGTCCAGCCGACGTCATCTTCTCTCTGGTCCGTGAGCTCGCCACAGAGGGCGTGGCAGGCCGCGGTGGAGCTGGTGGGGTGGTCCGCATGGCTGAGGCGGAGCAGCGTTGCGTCTCTCGTGGCTTCACGCCCGCGCAGTTCGAGGAGGCCTTGGAGGAGTACGAGGAGCTGAACGTGTGGCAGGTCAACCAGGCCCGCAGCCGCATCACCTTCGTCTGA
- the LOC120785619 gene encoding extensin-like yields the protein MISTLWLGGALCCLTLLPGLLESKSLLNAIKQEGHVNIDSEKANGYLTHSRPKRNVDPRWYMGNPDFQAYYRYYSSIGHTEGLYEIDKLRMLYQQMRYLEHTYGPNASYFQNKLGLPMMPTCDPATDKKCKVVPLPPPMKGVPKPTPPPATAPPLPPAPSISQADVLYLCNRKDPLCKPHIVYLPSGAVPVLCDPRYHPHCTPQKAAPAPVAVPEPPPPPPKKSAPPPPPPVLVKKSPPAPIRIFKGMEYDCDPYWDPDCLIDHPPRPMKGKIVVPPPPPPPVEEEEEEEQPVEEPVPPAPVAKKLTFYPHPHYYPMPYDPRDDLYDPARFKYPEPADAADEPVEDSQ from the exons ATGATTTCCACATTATGGCTGGGGGGGGCTCTCTGCTGCCTGACACTGCTCCCAG GGCTGCTGGAGTCCAAATCATTACTGAATGCCATCAAGCAGGAAG GTCACGTTAACATCGACTCCGAGAAAGCAAACGGCTACCTGACTCACTCCAGACCGAAGCGTAACGTTGACCCGAGGTGGTACATGGGAAACCCAGACTTCCAGGCTTATTACAGATACTACAGCAGCATCGGCCACACCGAGGGG CTCTATGAGATCGACAAACTGCGGATGCTCTACCAGCAGATGAGGTACCTGGAGCACACCTACGGCCCCAACGCCTCCTATTTCCAGAACAAGCTGGGGTTGCCAATGATGCCGACGTGTGACCCCGCTACAGACAAGAAGTGCAAAGTTGTTCCTCTTCCACCTCCCATGAAAGGGGTCCCGAAGCCCACGCCGCCCCCAGCGACcgctccccctcttcctcctgctccatCCATTTCCCAGGCTGACGTGCTGTACCTGTGCAACAGGAAGGACCCCCTCTGCAAGCCCCACATCGTCTACCTGCCCAGCGGCGCCGTGCCCGTGCTCTGCGACCCCCGCTACCACCCCCACTGCACCCCCCAGAAGGCTGCACCGGCCCCCGTGGCAGTGCCTGAGCCTCCTCCGCCTCCACCAAAGAAGTCAGCCCCACCTCCGCCTCCACCAGTCCTCGTCAAGAAGTCTCCCCCTGCCCCCATCCGCATCTTCAAGGGCATGGAGTACGACTGTGACCCCTACTGGGACCCGGACTGCCTGATTGACCACCCACCCAGGCCTATGAAAGGGAAGATTGTGGTCCCGCCACCACCACCGCCtcctgtggaggaggaggaggaggaggagcagcctGTGGAGGAGCCAGTACCTCCTGCGCCCGTGGCGAAGAAATTAACCTTCTACCCTCACCCTCACTACTACCCCATGCCCTACGATCCCAGGGATGATCTGTACGACCCGGCCCGCTTCAAGTACCCGGAGCCCGCTGATGCTGCTGATGAGCCCGTGGAGGACAGTCAGTAA